GCCGTTGCAACGGCAAGGCATTCGGACAGGGGCGGTGTTTTTTCCCGGTGGCAACCAATCTGTCGGTCAGGGGGGGTATGATTCTCGGATACAGCCTTGGGATAAGTTTCCTAGCTCGATGGAGTGGCATCCCATGCTCTACGCTAATTGCGGTGAGAGCAGTTGTATTTTGAACGAGCTGCAACGGGTATTGGGTTTGGCTCCACTTGGGACGGAGATTAAACCGGCGTTGGCGGGGGATTGGGGAAGGTCTTTGGGCGATCGGCCCTCCCTAGAGGTGCAAATGGCGGCTATTCGTCAAGCAGCGCCGCAAATCAATACGGTGAGCCATTTTGCTTTTTCTTGGCAGGAACCGGAGAGCGATCGCGAAAGGAAGTTCTGTCGGTTGCGATAGCGATTTTTGGGCCGATGTTGCGTAGGGTGCGTTAGCTTTACTCGTAACGCACCAACACATTTGGCCTAGTTATGGTTAGCAGCAGGACTTTTTTATTGATAATTAACAAATTTTTCCACTCTCTAACCGTTTCTCATCATCTTCTGTAATTTTTTGGCCATTAAGAAACTCTTCAAACAAGCTAAAAAATCTATCTACTGCACTGCGTTCATCAGCCGAATGGAACAGCAAGATGCTTGCCCATAATTGTCCTGTTTCAATATTAAATCTCTGCCGTATCCATTGCAAAAAGTCTTGAAATTCAGACTCTTGTTTCGTCAGAGGTAAGCCAAGTTCGCGCCGAGCAAAATAATAGCCATCCAAAAACGCCTGAAGATTAAATATAGAATGCCTACCCAGATACATCGCAGGTCTTTTTTTGATTTTTTGTAGCAAATCGTAAAAATTATCCATAACCAATCTAGCTATTGCTGAAATTGAGCCATTAACCAAGCACCCACTTCGGATTGATTCATCGTCCTTGTTCGCCGTAACGCTGACTCCAACACCGACATTGCCAAACCGGGCAAAACTTGAGATTCAGTAATTCTTCTGCTACCTCCCGACTCAATAGCAAAAGCAATAATTAGGACATTCTGCACATCGAGAATCCAATATTCTTTTACCTTCAAATCTTCGTATAGCAGCCGTTTTTCACCCTTATCATCAGCAAGAGAAGTATTAGAAACTTCAATAACCAAATCTGGTGGCGGATAATTATCAAGGTTAATAATAGATGTTCCCCAAGGAACTATTTGAGCGTTATCTCCGATGTAGTAAGATACATCAGGTTGGCATTCCTGTACGCCTGTTTTCCGATAACTACAAGTAGTTAAACCTTTC
Above is a window of Argonema galeatum A003/A1 DNA encoding:
- a CDS encoding Uma2 family endonuclease → MIELQTKISTDTWVAATWEEYIQIVDSPAYEKAKCYYHNGQLRIEMTPLGHDHACDNTIISFAVNLFGIIKGIPLKGLTTCSYRKTGVQECQPDVSYYIGDNAQIVPWGTSIINLDNYPPPDLVIEVSNTSLADDKGEKRLLYEDLKVKEYWILDVQNVLIIAFAIESGGSRRITESQVLPGLAMSVLESALRRTRTMNQSEVGAWLMAQFQQ